One part of the Methylobacterium terrae genome encodes these proteins:
- the bchB gene encoding ferredoxin:protochlorophyllide reductase (ATP-dependent) subunit B encodes MQLTLWTYEGPPHIGAMRVATAMRGLHYVLHAPQGDTYADLLFTMIERHGARPPVTYTTFQARDLGADTAEIFKGAVAAAYGRFRPQAMIVGASCTAELLQDDPGGLSRALGLPIPVIPLELPAYQKKENWGASETFYRLVRTLAPAAPAAERARASCNILGPTSLGFRHRDDLREVRGLLGDLGIAVNVVAPLGATPADLGRLAQAAFNVVLYPEVARSAAQWLERTHGQPFVEIAPIGVKGTTAFVKAVAALAGVDPAPVLSGEGSRLPWYARSVDSTYLTGKRVFVFGDATHAVAAARVATGEIGFNLVGLGTYSREFAREVRAEAAEHGIEALVTDDYLAVEAAIAAAQPELVLGTQMERHVAKKLGIPCAVISAPMHVQDVPARHAPQMGFEGANVLFDTFVHPLMMGLEEHLLAMFRDDPEFHDRVAPSHLGGRPREEEAGTVVVSAPAAAATPVVWSIEAERELKKVPFFVRGKARHNTERFARERALPLITVETLYDAKAHFSR; translated from the coding sequence ATGCAGCTCACGCTCTGGACCTACGAGGGTCCCCCCCATATCGGCGCGATGCGCGTCGCCACCGCGATGCGCGGCCTGCACTACGTGCTGCACGCGCCGCAGGGCGACACCTACGCCGACCTGCTCTTCACCATGATCGAGCGGCACGGCGCCCGCCCGCCGGTGACCTACACCACCTTCCAGGCCCGCGACCTCGGCGCCGACACCGCCGAGATCTTCAAGGGAGCGGTGGCCGCCGCCTACGGGCGCTTCAGGCCCCAGGCGATGATCGTCGGCGCCTCCTGCACCGCCGAGTTGCTGCAGGACGATCCGGGCGGGCTGTCGCGGGCGCTCGGCCTGCCGATCCCGGTGATCCCGCTCGAACTCCCCGCCTACCAGAAGAAGGAGAACTGGGGCGCGTCCGAGACCTTCTACCGGCTGGTTCGCACCCTGGCCCCGGCCGCTCCCGCGGCGGAGCGGGCGAGGGCCAGCTGCAACATCCTCGGGCCGACCTCGCTCGGATTCCGCCACCGCGACGACCTGCGCGAGGTGCGGGGGCTCCTCGGGGACCTCGGCATCGCCGTCAACGTCGTGGCGCCGCTCGGCGCGACGCCGGCCGACCTCGGGCGCCTGGCGCAAGCCGCCTTCAACGTCGTGCTCTACCCGGAAGTGGCCCGCAGCGCCGCGCAGTGGCTGGAGCGCACCCACGGCCAGCCCTTCGTCGAGATCGCGCCGATCGGCGTGAAGGGCACGACCGCGTTCGTCAAGGCGGTGGCGGCGCTCGCAGGCGTCGATCCTGCGCCGGTGCTGTCGGGGGAGGGCTCGCGCCTGCCCTGGTACGCGCGCTCAGTCGATTCGACCTATCTCACGGGCAAGCGCGTCTTCGTCTTCGGCGACGCCACCCACGCGGTCGCGGCGGCGCGCGTCGCGACGGGCGAGATCGGCTTCAACCTCGTCGGGCTGGGCACCTACTCGCGCGAATTCGCCCGCGAGGTCCGGGCGGAGGCCGCCGAGCACGGGATCGAGGCGCTCGTCACCGACGATTACCTCGCGGTCGAGGCGGCGATCGCCGCGGCGCAGCCGGAACTGGTGCTCGGCACCCAGATGGAGCGCCACGTCGCCAAGAAGCTCGGCATCCCCTGCGCGGTGATCTCGGCGCCGATGCACGTGCAGGACGTGCCGGCCCGCCACGCGCCGCAGATGGGCTTCGAGGGGGCCAACGTCCTGTTCGACACCTTCGTCCACCCGCTGATGATGGGGCTGGAGGAGCACCTGCTGGCGATGTTCCGGGACGACCCGGAATTCCACGATCGCGTCGCCCCCTCGCATCTCGGCGGCCGGCCGCGCGAGGAGGAGGCCGGGACCGTCGTGGTCTCGGCGCCCGCCGCCGCCGCGACGCCGGTGGTCTGGTCGATCGAGGCCGAGCGCGAGCTGAAGAAGGTCCCGTTCTTCGTGCGGGGCAAGGCCCGCCACAACACCGAACGCTTCGCCCGCGAGCGGGCGCTCCCGCTCATCACCGTCGAGACCCTGTACGATGCCAAAGCGCATTTCAGCCGGTGA
- a CDS encoding magnesium chelatase subunit H, giving the protein MPKRISAGDRPDALPELRVVIVTLDNHLAGAVERARRVLATTAPNLVLGFHAAAEWDTDPSALDACRADIARADIVLSAMLFMDEHVRAVLPALLARRPDCDAMVGCLSAADVVRTTRMNRFAMDGSQRGALDFLKRLRGKSGPGGAQGSGARQMALIRQIPRILRFIPGSAQDVRAYFLTLQYWLAGSDENVVNLVRFLAGRYAAGPRAAWRRHLSAAEPLAYPETGLYHPRIAERVTERLERLPADGRAGRVGLLLMRSYVLAGNTAHYDGVIAALEARGLTVVPAFASGLDNRPAVEKFFLRDGRPAIDALVSLTGFSLVGGPAYNDAAAASAMLARLDVPYLAAQAVEFQTLEQWEVSARGLSPVEATMMVAIPELDGATAPMVFGGRAAGAGDSRDMAVHPERTARLADRVARLVALRSRARAERRVAVVLFNFPPNAGATGTAAFLSVWESLHRVLQGLKADGYSVEVPETVDALRARVLAGNAARYGTQANVAHRISADEHVRREAHLAEIEAQWGPAPGRHQSDGSSILVLGAHFENVFVGVQPAFGYEGDPMRLLFEQGFSPTHAFSAFYRYLREDFRADAVLHFGTHGALEFMPGKQTGLSAACWPERMIGALPNVYLYAANNPSEGTLAKRRTAATLVSYLTPSLAQAGLYRGLIDLKASLERRRALPPEDAAERAKLAVLIHGQASGLDLAEGDGWGAEAEARIADLAIRLIELEHTLIPHGLHVVGQGTPPEERADLLLALAESVHGLVPDRAGIARLVAGALAEEAAGPGADDATLAAFRALAETDRLLAEDHEIPALLRALDGRFVAPVAGGDVLRTPAILPTGRNLHGFDPYRIPSAFALADGRAQVERLLARHAADGGAYPESIALVLWGSDNLKSEGAPIAQALALMGAAPRFDGYGRLCGATLIPLEDLGRPRIDVVATLSGIFRDLLPLQTKLLAEAAYLAASADEPEAMNFVRKHALAHQAAQGLDLETAALRVFSNAEGAYGANLNHLVDSGRWEDETELCETFSRRKSFAYGRTGKPEPRRALMQAVLAGVDLAYQNLDSVEVGVTSVDHYFDGLGGMARAVAKARGTSVPVYISDQTRGEGRVRSLSEQVALETRTRMLNPKWVEGMLGHGYEGVRQIDQHLTNTVGWSATTDGVAPWIYQRITETYVLDEAMRERMAALNPAASAKVAHRLIEAHRRGFWTPDPETRAALDRAEEALEDRLEGITAEAAA; this is encoded by the coding sequence ATGCCAAAGCGCATTTCAGCCGGTGACCGACCGGACGCGCTGCCGGAGCTGCGCGTCGTCATCGTCACCCTCGACAACCACCTCGCCGGGGCGGTGGAGCGGGCGCGCCGGGTGCTGGCGACGACCGCACCCAACCTCGTCCTGGGCTTCCACGCCGCCGCCGAGTGGGACACCGACCCCTCGGCCCTGGACGCCTGCCGGGCCGACATCGCCCGGGCCGACATCGTGCTCTCGGCGATGCTGTTCATGGACGAGCACGTCCGGGCCGTGCTGCCGGCGCTCCTCGCCCGCCGCCCGGATTGCGACGCGATGGTGGGCTGCCTCTCGGCGGCGGACGTGGTCCGCACCACGCGGATGAACCGCTTCGCCATGGACGGCTCGCAGCGCGGCGCCCTCGACTTCCTCAAGCGCCTGCGCGGCAAGTCCGGCCCCGGCGGCGCGCAGGGCAGCGGCGCGCGCCAGATGGCGCTGATCCGCCAGATCCCCCGCATCCTGCGCTTCATCCCGGGCTCGGCCCAGGACGTGCGGGCCTATTTCCTGACCCTGCAATACTGGCTCGCCGGCTCCGACGAGAACGTCGTCAACCTCGTGCGCTTCCTCGCCGGCCGCTACGCCGCGGGACCTCGCGCCGCCTGGCGCCGGCACCTCTCGGCCGCCGAGCCGCTGGCCTACCCCGAGACCGGCCTCTACCACCCGCGGATCGCGGAGCGCGTGACCGAGCGCCTCGAGCGGCTGCCGGCGGACGGAAGGGCGGGCCGCGTCGGGCTGCTGCTGATGCGCTCCTACGTGCTCGCCGGCAACACCGCGCATTACGACGGGGTGATCGCGGCGCTCGAGGCGCGCGGGCTCACCGTCGTGCCGGCCTTCGCCAGCGGGCTCGACAACCGCCCGGCGGTCGAAAAATTCTTCCTGCGCGACGGCCGGCCGGCCATCGACGCGCTCGTCTCGCTCACCGGCTTCTCCCTCGTCGGCGGGCCGGCCTACAACGACGCCGCTGCCGCGAGCGCCATGCTGGCGAGGCTCGACGTGCCCTACCTCGCCGCCCAAGCCGTCGAGTTCCAGACCCTGGAGCAGTGGGAGGTCTCCGCCCGCGGCCTGTCGCCGGTCGAGGCGACCATGATGGTGGCGATCCCGGAGCTCGACGGCGCCACCGCCCCGATGGTGTTCGGCGGCCGCGCCGCCGGTGCTGGCGATTCCCGCGATATGGCGGTGCATCCCGAGCGAACCGCCCGCCTCGCCGATCGGGTGGCCCGCCTCGTCGCCTTGCGCTCGCGCGCCCGGGCCGAGCGCCGGGTCGCCGTGGTCCTGTTCAACTTTCCCCCGAATGCCGGCGCCACCGGCACCGCCGCCTTCCTGTCGGTGTGGGAGTCGCTCCACCGCGTGCTCCAGGGGCTGAAGGCGGACGGCTACTCGGTCGAGGTGCCGGAGACCGTCGACGCCCTGCGCGCCCGGGTGCTGGCGGGCAACGCCGCCCGCTACGGCACGCAAGCCAACGTCGCCCATCGCATCTCCGCCGACGAGCACGTGCGGCGCGAGGCCCACCTCGCCGAGATCGAGGCGCAATGGGGGCCGGCCCCCGGCCGTCACCAGAGCGACGGCTCTTCGATCCTGGTGCTCGGTGCCCACTTCGAGAACGTCTTCGTCGGGGTGCAGCCGGCCTTCGGCTACGAGGGCGACCCGATGCGCCTGCTGTTCGAGCAGGGTTTCTCGCCGACCCACGCCTTCTCGGCCTTCTACCGCTACCTGCGCGAGGATTTTCGCGCCGACGCCGTCCTGCATTTCGGCACCCACGGGGCGCTCGAATTCATGCCCGGCAAGCAGACCGGGCTGTCGGCCGCCTGCTGGCCCGAGCGAATGATCGGGGCACTCCCGAACGTCTACCTCTACGCCGCCAACAACCCGTCCGAGGGCACCCTCGCCAAGCGCCGCACCGCCGCGACGCTCGTGAGCTACCTGACCCCGAGCCTCGCCCAGGCCGGTCTCTATCGCGGGCTCATCGACCTCAAGGCCTCGCTGGAGCGCCGCCGCGCCCTGCCGCCGGAGGATGCGGCCGAGCGGGCGAAGCTCGCGGTCCTCATTCACGGCCAGGCCTCCGGCCTCGACCTCGCCGAGGGCGACGGCTGGGGCGCGGAGGCGGAAGCGCGCATCGCCGACCTCGCGATCCGGCTGATCGAGCTCGAACACACCCTGATCCCGCACGGGTTGCACGTCGTCGGCCAGGGCACGCCGCCCGAGGAGCGCGCCGACCTGCTGCTGGCGCTCGCCGAATCGGTCCACGGCCTCGTGCCGGATCGCGCCGGCATCGCCCGGCTGGTCGCCGGTGCCTTGGCGGAGGAGGCGGCCGGGCCCGGTGCCGACGACGCCACCCTCGCCGCCTTCCGGGCGCTCGCCGAGACCGACCGGTTGCTCGCCGAGGACCACGAGATCCCGGCCCTGCTGCGCGCCCTCGACGGCCGCTTCGTCGCCCCGGTCGCCGGCGGCGACGTGCTGCGCACGCCCGCGATCCTGCCGACGGGGCGCAACCTGCACGGCTTCGATCCCTACCGGATCCCGAGCGCCTTCGCGCTCGCCGACGGCCGTGCCCAGGTCGAGCGGCTGCTCGCCCGCCACGCGGCCGATGGCGGCGCCTACCCGGAGAGCATCGCCCTGGTGCTGTGGGGCAGCGACAACCTGAAGAGCGAGGGCGCGCCGATCGCCCAGGCCCTGGCGCTGATGGGCGCCGCGCCGCGCTTCGACGGATACGGCCGGCTCTGCGGCGCAACCCTGATCCCGCTCGAAGATCTCGGTCGCCCGCGCATCGACGTCGTCGCGACCCTGTCGGGCATCTTCCGCGATTTGCTGCCGCTCCAGACAAAGCTCCTGGCCGAGGCCGCCTACCTCGCCGCCAGCGCCGACGAGCCGGAGGCAATGAACTTCGTGCGCAAGCACGCGCTCGCCCACCAGGCCGCTCAAGGGCTCGACCTCGAGACGGCGGCGCTCCGGGTCTTCAGCAACGCGGAAGGAGCCTACGGCGCCAACCTCAACCACCTCGTCGATTCCGGACGCTGGGAGGACGAGACGGAGCTGTGCGAGACGTTCTCGCGCCGCAAGAGCTTCGCGTATGGCCGCACGGGCAAGCCGGAGCCCCGCCGCGCCCTGATGCAGGCGGTGCTGGCGGGCGTCGACCTCGCCTACCAGAACCTCGATTCGGTCGAGGTCGGGGTGACCAGCGTCGACCACTACTTCGACGGGCTCGGCGGCATGGCCCGCGCCGTGGCGAAGGCCCGGGGCACCTCGGTGCCGGTCTATATCAGCGACCAGACCCGCGGCGAGGGCCGGGTGCGCTCGCTGTCCGAGCAGGTCGCTCTGGAGACCCGCACCCGCATGCTCAACCCGAAATGGGTCGAGGGCATGCTGGGCCACGGCTACGAGGGCGTGCGCCAGATCGACCAGCACCTCACCAACACGGTGGGCTGGTCGGCGACCACCGACGGGGTCGCGCCCTGGATCTACCAGCGCATCACCGAGACCTACGTCCTCGACGAGGCGATGCGCGAGCGCATGGCGGCGCTCAACCCCGCCGCGTCGGCCAAGGTCGCCCATCGCCTGATCGAGGCGCATCGGCGCGGCTTCTGGACCCCCGACCCCGAGACCCGTGCCGCCCTCGACCGGGCCGAGGAGGCCCTGGAGGACCGGCTGGAAGGCATCACCGCGGAGGCTGCCGCATGA
- the bchL gene encoding ferredoxin:protochlorophyllide reductase (ATP-dependent) iron-sulfur ATP-binding protein, translating to MNIAIRNPVPARREEGSLQVALDPDIRIETAKVFAVYGKGGIGKSTTSSNLSVAFSKLGKRVLQIGCDPKHDSTFTLTKRLAPTVIDALEAVQFHSEELRVEDFVVEGYNGVRCVEAGGPPAGTGCGGYVVGQTVKLLKEHHLLEDTDVVIFDVLGDVVCGGFASPLQHADRALIVTANDFDSIFAMNRIVAAIHAKSKNYGVRLGGVIANRSAKTDEIDRFNDAVGLKRLAHFRDLDVVRRSRLKKATLFEMDPSPELLAVQAEYLQLAEQLWAGVDPLPAVPMKDRDLFEFLGFD from the coding sequence ATGAACATCGCGATCCGAAACCCCGTGCCGGCGCGCCGGGAAGAGGGGAGCCTCCAGGTCGCCCTCGATCCGGACATCCGCATCGAGACCGCCAAGGTCTTCGCCGTCTACGGCAAGGGCGGCATCGGCAAGAGCACCACCTCGTCGAACCTCTCGGTCGCCTTCTCGAAGCTCGGCAAGCGCGTGCTGCAGATCGGATGCGACCCGAAGCACGATTCGACCTTCACGCTGACGAAGCGCCTGGCGCCCACCGTCATCGATGCGCTCGAGGCGGTGCAGTTCCACTCGGAGGAACTGCGCGTCGAGGATTTCGTGGTCGAGGGCTATAACGGCGTGCGCTGCGTCGAGGCCGGCGGTCCCCCTGCCGGAACCGGCTGCGGCGGCTACGTCGTCGGCCAGACGGTGAAGCTCTTGAAGGAGCATCACCTGCTCGAGGACACCGACGTGGTGATCTTCGACGTGCTGGGCGACGTCGTCTGCGGCGGCTTCGCCTCGCCGCTCCAGCACGCCGACCGGGCGCTGATCGTCACCGCGAACGACTTCGACTCGATCTTCGCGATGAACCGCATCGTCGCGGCGATCCACGCCAAGTCGAAGAATTACGGCGTGCGCCTCGGCGGCGTCATCGCCAACCGCTCTGCCAAGACCGACGAGATCGACCGGTTCAACGACGCGGTGGGCTTGAAGCGCCTGGCGCATTTCCGGGACCTCGACGTGGTGCGCCGCTCGCGCCTGAAGAAGGCGACGCTCTTCGAGATGGATCCCTCGCCGGAGCTGCTCGCGGTGCAGGCCGAGTACCTGCAGCTGGCCGAACAGCTCTGGGCCGGCGTCGATCCGCTCCCGGCGGTGCCGATGAAGGACCGCGACCTATTCGAGTTCCTGGGTTTCGACTGA
- the bchM gene encoding magnesium protoporphyrin IX methyltransferase produces the protein MTSPTYAARRAQLETYFDRTAVEAWARLTSDAPVSRIRATVRAGRDAMRAELLSWLPADLTGRRLLDAGCGTGALAVEAARRGAEVVAVDVSPTLVGLARERTASLRLKGCLDFQVGDMLDEGLGGFDHIVAMDSLIHYRTPDIVRALDRLGRRTDASVLFTVAPRTPLLTIMHMAGRLFPRGDRAPAIEPVGEGSLRRRIAAEPGLAAFTLARSRRINSGFYLSNALELARR, from the coding sequence ATGACCAGCCCCACCTACGCCGCCCGCCGGGCCCAGCTCGAAACCTACTTCGACCGCACGGCCGTCGAGGCCTGGGCGCGGCTGACCTCCGACGCGCCGGTGAGCCGCATCCGCGCCACCGTGCGGGCCGGCCGCGACGCGATGCGGGCCGAACTCCTCTCCTGGCTGCCGGCCGACCTCACCGGCCGGCGCCTGCTCGATGCCGGCTGCGGCACCGGCGCGCTCGCCGTCGAGGCGGCGCGGCGGGGCGCCGAGGTCGTCGCGGTCGACGTGTCGCCGACGCTGGTCGGTCTGGCCCGCGAGCGCACCGCCAGCCTCAGGCTGAAGGGATGCCTCGACTTCCAGGTCGGCGACATGCTCGACGAGGGCTTGGGCGGCTTCGACCACATCGTGGCGATGGATTCGCTGATCCATTACCGCACCCCCGACATCGTCCGGGCCCTCGACCGGCTCGGCCGTCGCACCGACGCCTCCGTCCTGTTCACGGTAGCGCCACGCACGCCGCTCCTGACGATCATGCACATGGCCGGGCGCCTCTTCCCCCGCGGCGACCGCGCGCCGGCGATCGAGCCGGTCGGGGAGGGCTCCTTGCGCCGCCGCATCGCCGCCGAGCCGGGGCTGGCTGCCTTCACCCTCGCGCGCAGCCGGCGGATCAATTCCGGCTTCTACCTCTCCAACGCCCTGGAGCTGGCGCGCCGATGA
- a CDS encoding BCD family MFS transporter, whose protein sequence is MRPASRLARALAEVGPRYLPFADAATKELPLGRLLRLSLFQVTVGMAAVLLIGTLNRVMIVELEVPAWIVAVMLALPLLAAPFRALVGFRSDTHRSVLGWRRVPYLWFGTLLQFGGFAIMPFALLILSGDTTGPIVVGQAAAALAFVLVGAGLHTTQTVGLALATDLAPAHARPKVVALLCAMLLAGMMASAVVFGLALHNFSAIRLIQVIQGAALATLILNGIALWKQEPRDTSRKSVPVRRFGEAWTAYAAQPQARRRLIATGLGTAGFSMQDILLEPYGGQILHLPVAATTALTAVLAVGGGAGLLTAARWLNRGGDPFRVAAAGAVVGIAAFSAVVFAAPLGSGGLFACGVALIGLGGGLFAHGTLTASMAGAQPEQSGLALGAWGAVQATAAGAAIAASGILRDLGSALAVSGRLGEALAEASTGYLVVYHIEIGLLFATLVAIGPLVRRPDRAPLSARPALP, encoded by the coding sequence ATGAGACCTGCGAGCCGCCTCGCCCGGGCTCTCGCCGAGGTCGGGCCCCGCTACCTGCCCTTCGCGGATGCCGCGACGAAGGAACTGCCCCTCGGCCGGTTGCTTCGGCTGTCGCTGTTCCAGGTCACGGTCGGGATGGCGGCGGTTCTGCTGATCGGCACCCTCAACCGGGTGATGATCGTCGAGCTCGAGGTGCCGGCCTGGATCGTCGCCGTGATGCTGGCGCTGCCGCTGCTCGCCGCCCCGTTCCGGGCGCTGGTGGGCTTTCGCTCCGACACCCACCGCTCGGTGCTGGGCTGGCGGCGCGTGCCCTACCTGTGGTTCGGCACGCTGCTGCAATTCGGCGGCTTCGCCATCATGCCGTTCGCGCTCCTGATCCTGTCGGGGGACACGACCGGGCCGATCGTCGTCGGCCAGGCGGCGGCGGCGCTCGCCTTCGTGCTCGTCGGCGCAGGCCTCCACACCACCCAGACGGTGGGCCTCGCTCTCGCCACCGACCTTGCCCCAGCCCACGCTCGCCCGAAGGTGGTGGCGCTCCTCTGCGCCATGCTGCTCGCCGGCATGATGGCGAGCGCCGTGGTGTTCGGGCTGGCGCTGCACAACTTCTCGGCGATCCGGCTGATCCAGGTGATCCAGGGCGCGGCACTCGCGACGCTGATCCTCAACGGCATCGCCCTGTGGAAGCAGGAACCGCGCGACACCTCCCGCAAGTCCGTGCCGGTGCGCCGCTTCGGCGAGGCTTGGACGGCTTACGCGGCCCAGCCGCAGGCGCGCCGCCGCCTCATCGCCACCGGCCTCGGCACGGCGGGGTTCAGCATGCAGGACATCCTGCTCGAACCCTATGGCGGACAGATCCTGCACCTGCCGGTCGCAGCGACGACCGCGCTCACCGCCGTGCTCGCGGTCGGGGGCGGGGCGGGGCTCCTCACCGCGGCGCGCTGGCTCAACCGCGGCGGCGATCCGTTCCGGGTCGCGGCGGCCGGCGCGGTGGTGGGCATCGCGGCCTTCTCGGCGGTGGTCTTCGCCGCGCCCCTCGGCTCCGGCGGGCTGTTCGCCTGCGGCGTCGCGCTGATCGGGCTGGGCGGCGGCCTCTTCGCCCACGGCACGCTGACCGCCTCGATGGCCGGCGCGCAACCCGAGCAATCCGGTCTCGCCCTCGGCGCCTGGGGCGCGGTCCAGGCGACCGCCGCCGGTGCGGCCATCGCGGCGAGCGGCATCCTGCGCGACCTCGGCTCGGCGCTCGCGGTCTCGGGCCGCCTCGGCGAGGCGCTCGCCGAGGCGTCCACCGGCTACCTCGTCGTCTACCACATCGAGATCGGGCTGCTCTTCGCCACCCTGGTGGCGATCGGGCCGCTGGTGCGCCGGCCCGATCGCGCCCCGCTCTCCGCCCGCCCGGCCCTACCGTAG
- the puhA gene encoding photosynthetic reaction center subunit H, producing the protein MPKGALTGYLDVAQVVLYAFWIFFAGLVFYLRREDRREGYPLESEVHGGLKGWDWLFVPSPKTFLLADGSTVLAPRPHEGPVGPLKAVKLEPWPGAPIVPTSTDDSRLADGVGPGAYALRAERPDLTWEGKTRIVPMRVADEFTVSADDPDPRGMPVFGADGVLAGTVTEIWIDRGESLPRYYEMELEGARDRTVLIPVTFADVQRFSRNKTIVVEALLARQFAGVPQQRDPDSITLREEERVIAYYGAGTLYATDRRQEPLL; encoded by the coding sequence ATGCCCAAGGGTGCCCTCACAGGCTATCTCGACGTCGCGCAAGTGGTGCTCTACGCGTTCTGGATCTTCTTTGCGGGTCTCGTCTTCTACCTGCGCCGCGAGGACCGCCGGGAAGGCTACCCGCTCGAATCGGAGGTCCATGGCGGCCTCAAGGGCTGGGACTGGCTGTTCGTGCCGTCGCCCAAAACCTTCCTGCTCGCCGACGGCTCGACCGTGCTGGCGCCGCGCCCGCACGAGGGCCCGGTCGGCCCGCTCAAGGCGGTCAAGCTCGAGCCCTGGCCCGGCGCGCCGATCGTGCCGACCTCGACCGACGATTCCCGCCTCGCCGACGGCGTCGGCCCGGGCGCCTACGCGCTGCGCGCCGAGCGGCCGGACCTGACCTGGGAGGGCAAGACCCGCATCGTGCCGATGCGCGTCGCCGACGAGTTCACGGTCTCGGCCGACGATCCCGATCCGCGCGGCATGCCGGTCTTCGGCGCCGACGGCGTGCTGGCCGGCACCGTCACGGAGATCTGGATCGATCGCGGCGAGTCGCTGCCGCGCTACTACGAGATGGAGCTGGAGGGGGCCCGCGACCGCACCGTGCTGATCCCGGTGACCTTCGCGGACGTGCAGCGCTTCAGCCGGAACAAGACGATCGTCGTCGAGGCCCTGCTCGCGCGCCAGTTCGCCGGCGTGCCGCAGCAGCGCGACCCCGACAGCATCACCCTGCGGGAGGAGGAGCGGGTCATCGCCTATTACGGCGCCGGCACGCTCTACGCCACCGATCGCCGCCAGGAGCCGCTGCTGTGA
- the puhB gene encoding photosynthetic complex putative assembly protein PuhB, whose product MTDLLPQGPIPDGLPGPLPKGERLLWQGRPAPMSLARRAFHVDLVALYFGGLAAFQAYSSGRLAASWPVLLAGALALAILFALAFGASRTTVYSLTDRRLMLRIGIALQMDINLPLKEIEGAGFHRFGDGSGDLPLRLKPGVRLAYLHLWPHARPWRLTRPEPMLRCVPEAEAIAKRIAAALAEANGQPVQALPPAPVASPVLPGRLAAAGH is encoded by the coding sequence GTGACGGACCTTCTCCCTCAAGGGCCCATCCCGGACGGGCTGCCCGGCCCGCTGCCCAAGGGCGAGCGCCTGCTCTGGCAGGGCCGCCCGGCGCCGATGAGCCTCGCGCGCCGCGCCTTCCACGTCGATCTCGTCGCGCTCTACTTCGGCGGGCTCGCGGCCTTCCAGGCCTACTCCTCCGGGCGGCTCGCCGCGTCCTGGCCGGTGCTGCTCGCCGGCGCCCTGGCGCTCGCGATCCTGTTCGCGCTGGCCTTCGGCGCCAGCCGCACCACGGTCTACAGCCTGACCGACCGGCGGCTGATGCTGCGCATCGGCATCGCGCTGCAGATGGACATCAACCTGCCGCTCAAGGAAATCGAGGGTGCCGGCTTCCACCGCTTCGGCGACGGCAGCGGCGACCTGCCCCTGCGGCTGAAGCCCGGGGTGCGGCTCGCCTACCTGCACCTCTGGCCGCATGCGCGGCCCTGGCGCCTGACCCGGCCCGAGCCGATGCTGCGCTGCGTGCCCGAGGCGGAGGCCATCGCCAAGCGCATCGCCGCGGCCCTCGCCGAGGCGAACGGCCAGCCGGTCCAGGCCCTGCCGCCGGCGCCCGTCGCCAGCCCCGTCCTGCCCGGCCGCCTCGCGGCGGCGGGCCACTGA
- the puhC gene encoding photosynthetic complex assembly protein PuhC, which translates to MAHDIPVPRALLRNAGLLVAFSLAAVAIGRFGGVGTTQMPPARALQVLDLAIEDRPDGRVALRDAANGHLVAEVQPGEDGFLRATLRVMAQARLREGLSRTPPFRLTRWDNGTLSLDDVASGRRINLEAFGLGNAAAFARLLEQGRGAS; encoded by the coding sequence ATGGCGCACGACATTCCGGTTCCCCGCGCGCTGCTTCGCAATGCCGGCCTCCTCGTCGCCTTCTCCCTCGCCGCGGTGGCGATCGGCCGGTTCGGTGGCGTCGGCACCACGCAGATGCCGCCGGCCCGGGCGCTCCAGGTGCTCGACCTCGCGATCGAGGACCGCCCGGACGGCCGCGTGGCCCTGCGCGACGCCGCGAACGGTCACCTCGTCGCCGAGGTGCAGCCCGGCGAGGACGGCTTCCTGCGCGCGACCCTGCGGGTGATGGCCCAGGCGCGCCTGCGCGAGGGGTTGTCGCGAACCCCGCCGTTCCGGCTCACCCGCTGGGACAACGGCACGCTCTCGCTCGACGACGTCGCGTCGGGCCGGCGGATCAACCTCGAAGCCTTCGGGCTCGGCAACGCGGCCGCCTTCGCGCGGCTGCTCGAACAGGGGAGGGGCGCATCGTGA